CGGCCGTCCCCGCCGACCAGCCGCTGTTCCTGCTGCTCAACGTCGCCGCTCTGCACCAGCCCAACTGGTTCCACCTGCCCGGCGCCACCAAGGAGGACGGCGACACCCGGGCCAGCCACGCGGCCGCCCTGGAGTACGTCGACCGGCACCTGCCCCCGCTGCTGGCCGCGATGTCCGCCCGCCGCCCCTGCTTCGCGATCGTGTGCTCGGACCACGGCACGGCCTACGGCGAGGACGGCTACACCGGCCACCGGATCGGCCACGAGACCGTCTGGACCGTCCCCTACACCCACGCCGTCCTGCCCCGCGGATACGGCGCCGGGCACACCGAACAGCCCGACCACCCCGAGAAGGAGGACGTGTGAGCGTCGCCCCCATGGCCGAACCCGTCCGCGCGGACTCCCCGTACCGCTCGTACGTGTACGCCTACCCGCACAAGAGCGCCTACCGTCCGTTCACCGAGCGGCCCGCCCTGGCCGACCTGTGGCGCGGCGAGGACGTCGGCGCGCTCTCGCTGTACGCGCACATCCCGTTCTGCGAGATGCGCTGCGGGTTCTGCAACCTCTTCACCCGCTCCACGCCCCCGGCCGAGCAGGTCACCGCCTACCTGGACGCCCTGGAGCGGCAGGCCGACGCGGTCGCCGCCGCGCTTCCGGCGGGGGCGGTGTTCGCGCGGGCCGCTCTGGGCGGGGGCACGCCCACCTACCTGAACGCCGAGGAGCTGGTGCGGGTCTACGACCTGATCGAGTCCGCGCTGGACGTGGGCCTCGGGGAGGTCCCGATGTCGGTGGAGACCTCCCCGGCCACCGCCACCCCGGATCGGCTGGCGGTGCTCAATGAGCGCGGCGCGACCCGGATCAGCATGGGGGTGCAGAGCTTCATCGACTCCGAGGCGCACGCCGCCGGGCGCCCGCAAAAGCGGACGGAGGTGGACCGGGCGCTGGCCGACATCCGTGAGTGCACCGACGCCGACCTCAACGTGGACCTCATCTACGGCATCGACCGGCAGACGGCCAGGACATGGGAGTACTCCCTGGACACGGCGCTGTCCTGGGAGCCCGAGGAGATCTACCTCTACCCGCTGTACGTCCGACCGCTCACCGGGCTGGGCCGCCGGGCCCGCGCCTGGGACGACCACCGGCTCTCCCTGTACCGGCAGGGCCGCGACCACCTGCGCGAACGCGGCTACGAGCAGGTGTCCATGCGGATGTTCCGGCGGACCGATGCCCCCGAGCACACGGGCTCCGTCCCCGACCACAGCTGCCAGACCGACGGCATGGTGGGTCTGGGCTGCGGTGCGCGTTCCTACACCGGATCGACCCACTACTCGTTCGACTACGCGGTGGGCGTGGGCAAGGTGAGGTCGATCATCGCCGACTACGTGGGGCGCGACACGGCCGGGTTCGGGCACGCGGAGGTCGGCTTCGTGCTGGACGACGACGAGCGGCGCCGCAGGCACGTCCTGCAGTCGCTGCTGCGCACGGAGGGGATGATGGTCGCCGACTACACGGAGCGGTTCGGCACCCACCCGGTGACGGACTTCCCAGCCGAGTTCGCGGCGCTGTCCGAGCGTGGCTGGCTGGCGGAGCCGGGAGAGCCGCTGCGGCTCACCGAGGAGGGGCTGGCGCACTCGGACTCGGTCGGCCCGAACTTCTTCTCCGCCCGGGTCAACCGCCTGACGGCCGAGTACGAGGCGTCGTGAGCTCACCCCGTTCGGGTCCGGTGGACCTGCCCGACCCCGTGCCGGTCCGCCCCGGCGCGCCCCTTCCCGCGCCCCTGCCCGAGCACCTCACCCTGCTGTACCGGGGTCCGCTGGCCAGCTGCGACTACGACTGCCCGTACTGCCCCTTCGCCAAGCGCCGGGACAGCCCCGAGACCCTGCGCGCGGACCGGGCCGCCCTGGAGCGGTTCACCGACTGGGTCACCGCCACCGCACGGTCCCGGTTCTCGGTGCTGTTCACCCCCTGGGGCGAGGGGCTGACCCGCTCCTGGTACCGCCGGGCCATCACCGGGCTGAGCCACCTGCCGCACGTGGAACGGGTGGCGATCCAGACCAACCTCAGCGGCCGCACGGCCTGGCTCGCCGACTGCGACTCGGGCTCCGTGGCGCTGTGGGCCACCTACCACCCCGGCGAGGTCGGCCATGAGCGCTTCCTCGACAAGGCCCGCGAGCTCACCGCGCTGGGGATCCGGTTCAGCGTGGGGATCGTGGGCCGACCCGAGCACCTCGAAGCGGCCCGGCGCATGCGCGCCGACCTGCCCGAAAACGTGTACCTGTGGGTGAACGCCGCCGAAGGGCTCACCTACACCGACGCCGAGGCCGCCTCGTGGCAGGAGCTCGACCCGCACTTCCGCTACAGCCGGTTCCCGCACCCCAGCCGAGGGCTGCCCTGCCGCACGGGTGAAAGCGTGCTGTCCGTGAACGGCGACGGCGAGGTGCGCCGCTGCCACTTCGTGGACACCTCGCTCGGCAACCTCTACGACGGCTCCTTCGAGGCCGGACTCGGACCCAGCCCGTGCCCGCTGACCAGCTGCGACTGCCACATCGGCTACGTGCACCTGGAGAGCCTGGACCTGTACGACGTCTTCCGGGGCGGCGTGATCGAACGCATCCCGGCCGTCATGCCCCGGCGGAGTGAGGTCAAGGTGGCGGGAAAGTCCCTTCAAAACCGTCACTCCGGAACGCCATAATTCGCCCTATGGTCCTTCCTCGCGTCATCGCCACCGACCTCGACGGAACCCTCCTCAACCAGAGCGGCCAGGTCTCCGCACGCAACCACCGGGCGCTGACCGCGGCCGTGGACGCGGGGATCAAGGTGGTCATCGTGACCGCCCGTCCGCCGCGCGCCACCGAGTCCTTCGCCGCGATGTTCGACTGCGCCGCCGTGGTCTGCGGCAACGGAGCCCACACCCAGCTGCCCGGGGCGGCCGAACCGATGGTGCGGGCGATCGACCGGGACACCTCCGGCACGATCGTCGAGAAACTGCGGTTCGCGCTGCCGGAGCTGGGTTTCGGGGTGGAGACGGGCACGGACTTCTACCACGACGCCGACTACCACCTGGAGCCGTGGGTGCCGCGCGAGTGGGTGAGCGGGGTACTGGACGACACCGACGCCCTGCTGACGGCGGCGACCCCGGTCACCAAGCTGATCGCCCGGTCCAACACGCACCCGGTGCACCTGATGTACGAGGCGGCGGTGAACTCCGTGGGATCCCTGGCCGAGGCGACCTACTCGGGCGGCGCGGGGCTCGTGGAGATCAGCGCGGCCGGGGTGAACAAGGGCAGCACGCTCGCGATGCTCTGTGAGAGCTGGGGCGTGTCCCGCGAGGAGGTGGTCGCCTTCGGGGACATGCCCAACGACCGTTCCGCACTGACCTGGGCCGGGTCCGGGTACGCGATGAGCAGCGGGCACCCGGAACTGCTCGACCCCGCGCTCGGCCTCAGGGTCGCGCCCTCCAGCTTCGAGGACGGCGTCGGCCGTGTGGTGGAGGAGATTCTGGATCGGGCCTGACTGCGCCGATATTCACTGGCTGAGGTGGCGGTGCGGCTTCTACGGTGGCCGAAACCCGTTGTTCCCGAACTCCGAGGACCCGCCGTGCCGCACCCCACCCAGCTCGTGTCGTCGCTCGCCGCGCCCGAACGGCTGTCCCTCTACGCCCGGATCGTCTCCGCCGGAGAGGAGGGTGTGGAACGCGCGGAGCTGCGCGGCGCCCGACCCGCCAAGCGCCTGGCCCGCCTGCTGCGCGACGGCCTGGTCCGCGAGGAGGGGTCGAGGATCGTCGCCATGCCGGAGGTCTTCGCCGAGGCCATGCGCGCCCACAAGGACGAGACCCGGTCGACCGACCCGGTGGAGGCGCTCTTCCACGAGGGGCGCCTCACCTCGATGCCCGCCAGGCAGGAGCTGCGCCTGGCCGTCCTCGGCCGGATCACCGATCGGCTGTTCGCACCGGAGCTGGAGTACACCGAGAAGCAGGTCAACACGGCCATCCGCACCTGCTTCGACGACCCCTCCGCGCTGCGCCGCTACCTGGTGGAGGAAGGCTTCCTCGACCGCGAGGACGACGGCAGCCGCTACCGCCTGGCCCAGCGGTAGGCACCTGGGCCCCAGAATTCCCGCATCTCAGGCGATCTGGAAACGCTGGTCCCCGATCTCGACCTCGACACGAAGCTCACCACCGAGTGCCTCGACATACCGACGCAGAGTGTCGACCTGGGCGCGATCGATCTCCCCGCGTTCGATGCCCGACACCCGGTTCTGACTCACGTGCAGTCGTTCGGCGAGCTGCACCTGTGTGAGGTCCGCCGCTTCGCGCAACTCCCGCAACCGGTACGCCCGTACCTCGTCGAGCATCCGCTCCTTGTGTCCGTCCACCACACCACGGTCAACCGGACGCCGAGCAAGCATGTCCTCCAGATTGGTGCCCATCAGTGTCCTCCCTGTAGACCTGCGATGTGGGCGGCGAAACGAGCATCCGCGACAGGGATGTCCACCCTGTACCACTTGCTCCAGTTCCCTGCTTTGTCCCCCCCCGACCAACATGATGGCCTTACGGACAGGATCGAAAGCGAAGAGGATTCTGAGTTCTGAACGCCCGCTGGATCCAGGACGCAGCTCCTTCATGCTGCTGTACTTCGAGCCGGTCACGGTGCCGACCAGAGGCCTCCCGATCCCCGGGCCGTTCTCGGCCAACAGCTCGATAGCGGCAACCACCTGCTCATACGATTTCTGATCAAGGTTGCTCAGCCATGTTTCGATGAGCTCCAGTTCTATGTCCCACACCAGGATAGGTATACAACGCACAGGTTGTATACCATGTGCGTTTTGAAAAACTGTCGCCCTACGGCTGAGACACCTTCCTGTCAGCGGATCGGGTTGACCAGGCAGAACTCGTTGCCTTCGGGGTCTTGGAGGATCTGGAACGAGCCCTGTTCGTCGGTGACCGTCTCACCCACCGGGGTTCCGCCGTGCTCGGCCGCCACCTGGACGGCTTCGGCGATGTCCTCGACCAGCACGTCCAGGTGGATGCGGTTGGGCGCGTGTTTGGCCTCCGAAGTCGGCTGGAACGACAGCCGGGGCAGCCCGGAGGCTCCGTGCAGGACGGCCCAGCCGTCCTCGCGGTCCCGGACCTCCCCGCCGAGGACGAAGCCCCAGAAGCGGGCGAGGGCGGATGGTTCGACGGCGTTGACGACCCACTGGTCCACGGTTCCCAGACTCATCCCACGAACCTAACGAACCGCCCCGCTCCTGGTGGCGCGGGGTGATGTGAGCCGCCACAACGCGGCCGGAGGCAGCCCGGCTGGGCACGGTGCCAGGTCCGCGAACGGGAACGTGCCCCTGCGCACCACCTTCGTGGCAGGGGCACGTCCTCGCGTTCGCCGGAACTACGGTTATCGGTCAGCTGGTCAGCAGGGTCAGGCCCCACTGGCTCAGAATCGGGTTGAGCGGCTGGTAGAAGGTGGTCCCGCCGCTTCTGCAGTTGCCGGAGCCGCCGGAGGTGACCCCCTGGGCCTGGGTACCGGCCAGCCAGGAACCGCCGGAGTCGCCGCCCTCGGCGCAGGCGGTAGTGCGGGTCAGGCCGTTGACGATGTCACCGGAGTAGTTGACGCTCTGGTTCTTGGCCTGGATCACGCCGCAGTGCCAGCCGGTGGTCTGGCCGGAGCGGCACACGGCGGCGCCCACGGGAGCCTCGGTGGAACCGGTGACCGTCACGGTGCCGCCGGAGTAGTTGTCGACCAGGGGCCTGGGGGTGTGGCCCGCACCGGTTCGGACCCACGCGCTGTCCTGCCCGGGGAAGACCGATTCGGCGACGGTTCCGGTCTGGACCGTGCCGGGGGCGTTGAGCCAGGTGGACGAGCCCTGATCGCCGCAGTGCCCCGCGGTGACGTAGCCGCCCACCACGCCGAAGCCGACGGAGCAGACGAACCACTCGCCGCCCTGCTGGAAGTAGTACGGGTTGCCGCCGATGATGTCGGCATAGGTCCGAGGTTGGTCCGTGCCCTCCTCGATGACGACGGCGGTGGGGTCGACCCCGGCCGACTCGACGAGCTGTTCGGCGTCGGCGGTCCGACCCTGGGCCACCTCGACGACGACGGCGTCGCTCTCAGGGTCGGCGTACCAGCCGTGCACGCTCTCGGAGGCGCTGTCCTCGGCGGTGTTGAGGGCCTCGACGGCCTCGTCCAGCCCGGTCTGGCCGTGCTGGACGAGTTCGGCGTCGGCACCGGCCTCCTGCACGGGGTCGAGGGCGGAGGCGTCCAGGACCTGGACGGTCAGCTCCTGGCTTTCGATGTCGAAGACCGCGCCGCCGAAGTCGGCGCCGAGTTCCTCACGTAGTTCGGTCTCCAGAGCCGTGGCTTCCTCCTGGGCCCGGAGGAGGTCGGTGACGCCCGCTTCGCTGAGCCCGAAGGCGCTCTGCATGGCGGTCACCTGCTCAGGGGAGAGCTCGGCGGGGGTGGTGTCGGCGGTAGCCGCCGTGGTGGGGGCCAGGATGAGGCCGAGGAAGATCGCGGTGGTTCCGGCGATACGTCCGAGGGGGGAACGTGACAACTTCTGCCCTTTCTGAGCGGGGGTGCGAGGCAGACAGCACTGATGCACTTATGCGTGGTTCTCCGGACAAAAAGGAACGGAGGACCGTTAACGCTCATAGGCGAATGAACGTGTCGCAAAGCTAAAGGAGATGGCAACCGAGGGCAATGCCACGCCACTCTCCGTAATGGATCGCGCGCTCGATCCAAGCCCTGAGCACGTGAGCCCAAGCGGGAGAGGCCGCGAAACACACCTGCACCAAACTTCGCAAAAATGCACGAAACCACCAACTCAAGGATGTCGCCATACCGGAGGGAAGTGCCACAACAGAAGTAGGGAGGAGTGGCCACATCAGGCCACTTCTCCCTACTTTGTGTGTCTATCGGCGCTTGATTCCGGTACTCCGTACCGCTAGGGCGTCAACATCCCGCACCCCGCGAACCGCACCGGACGGAGCGCATGCGGACCACGCCCTAGCTGAGGACCTTGAGGCCCACGACTCCGGCGACGATGGCGATCAGGCAAAGTGCCTTGGGCAGGCTGAAGCCCTCGCCCAGGAAGAACACGCCGATCAGCGCCGTGCCGACCACACCGATGGACACCCAGACGGCGTATCCGGTGCCGAGGGGAATGGTGCGCAGGGCGTAGGCCAGACCGGCCATGCTCAGGACGAGGGTGCCGACGAAGGTCACCGACGGCCAGAAGCGGGTGAAGCCCTGCGAGGCGTTGAGCGCGGCCGCCCACGCGGTTTCGAGAAGACCGGAGACCACCAGAACGATCCAGGCCATGACCTGTACCTCCAAGACGTGCGAACAGTGTTCGCGTCGTCTTGTCCTGACCGGGTACGACGCACCTCGTCCGGGTTCTCAGATACTCGCAACCTACAACGCCGCCGGGGATCCGGGGCTTCCGGGGCGGGTGGTCAGACCGGTCACCCCCGGCTCACTCCTCGACACCGGGCGCCGGTGGCAGTAGACCGGTACCAGCATCGGGACATCGGAAGGTGGTGCGCGGGATGGGACGGGTGACCGCTCGGGAGAGGATCCTCCGGATCAGGGAGGGCGTAGAGAGCGAACGCGTGGACACGCTCGTGGTGGAGGAGCCGCTGGAGATCAGGCTGGACGGCACTCCGCTGAGCATCACCATGCGTACCCCGGGGAACGACTTCGACCTCGCCGCAGGGTTCCTGGTCAGTGAGGGCGTGGTGGCCGAGGGGCGGGAGGTCGCCGCCATCCGTTACTGCGCCGGGGCCACCGAGGACGGGTCCAACACCTACAACGTGCTCGACGTCTCGCTGGCGCCCGGGGTGCCGCTCCCGGACACCTCACTGGAACGCAATTTCTACACCTCGTCCTCGTGCGGCCTGTGCGGAAAGGCGAGCCTGGACGCCGTCCGGACCAAGGCGCGCTGGCCGGTAGGCGAGGACGGCCTGCGGATCGACGTGCCCACACTGACCGAACTCCCGGAGCGGCTGCGCGAGTCCCAGCGGGTCTTCGACCGCACCGGCGGCCTGCACGCCGCCGGGCTGTTCACCGCCGAGGGTGAGCTGCTGGCCCTGCGCGAGGACGTGGGCAGGCACAACGCGGTGGACAAACTGATCGGGTGGGCGCTGCTCTCCGACCGGCTACCACTGCGCGAGACCGTGCTGATGGTGTCCGGCCGGGCCTCCTTCGAGCTGGTCCAGAAGGCGTGGATGGCTGGCATCCCCATGATGGCCGCCGTCTCGGCGCCCTCCTCGCTCGCCGTGGACCTCGCCACGGAGGCCGGTATGACGCTGGTCGGTTTCCTGCGCGGCCGTTCCATGAACGTCTACGCCGGGCGGGACCGCATTCTCCTGGAAGCTCCGGAGGAGGCTGCCATGCCGGAGGGGTCGCTGACGGTTCCCCCTGCTCCCTGAACCCTGAGCCCTCGGCCTACTGCTCCCTGACCAGCGAACTTCCCGCATCCCCTCGACGGCCCCGGCAGCCCCTGCCGGGGCCGTCCGCTGCCTGGGACGAAGCCGTGGGAGCGATCCCGGACCAGAATCCGCACCACCGTCCGTCGGCCGCTCGTCGTCTGAGGAGACCGTTCGTCGCACGGTGGGCGACCGCTCGACGCTCCGCACCCGCGTTCGGCGCGTGCTCCACCGCGCCCCCTGCTCACATCGAGTGTCGCTCCTTACAGTTCCGAGTAATGCAGGTCACACGAACCGGACATATCGCGGAAACCTGCACCCACCGGCAGCACCGTCCCCGCTTCATCCCCCGGAGGAACCGAACCCATGGCAACTGACAAGCGGACGAAAGATCCGACACCACCGGATGGGAACGGCGGCGACGAGCCCATCAAGGATGCGGCCTACGTCGCCATGCACAGCGACCCCAGGTTCATCGAACTCAAGCGACGCCTGTACCGCTTCATCTTCCCGATGAGCCTGGCGTTCATGGCCTGGTACCTGCTCTACGTCCTGATGTCGGCCTTCGGCCGCGACATCATGGGCGTCGACCTCGTCGGCAACGTCAACGTGGCTCTGGTGTTCGGCATCCTGCAGTTCGTGTCCACCTTCGGTATCGCGGTGCTCTACACCAGGTACGCCAACCGCAACTTCGACCAGACCGCCGCGGAGCTGCGTGAGGAGCTCCAGAACGGCGCGAACGCCAAGGCCGAGGAGGCGAACCGATGATCCTCGCACAAGAAGCGGTCAGCGACAGCAGCCGCGTCGTCACCCTCGTCCTGTTCGGCCTGATGATCGCGGCGACCCTGGGCATCACGGTCTGGGCCAGCCGCAACACCCGTTCGGCCACCGACTTCCACTCCGGCGGCCGCGGGTTCTCCCCGCTCCAGAACGGTCTGGCCATCGGCAGCGACTACATGTCCGCCGCGTCCTTCCTCGGTATCGCGGGCATGATCGCCCTCTTCGGCTACGACGGCTTCCTCTACTCCATCGGCTTCCTCGTCGCGTGGCTGGTGGCCCTGCTACTCGTCGCCGAGCTGCTGCGCAACTCCGGCCGCTACACCATGGGAGACGTGCTCTCCTACCGGATGCAGCAGCGCCCGGTGCGCACCGCCGCCGCGGTCTCGACCGTCGTCGTGTCGATCTTCTACCTGCTGGCCCAGATGGTCGGCGCGGGCGCGCTCATCGCCCTGCTGCTCGGTATCCAGGAGGGGCAGACCTTCCTCGGCATGGACGCCCCGACCGCGAAGATCGCCGGTATCGTCGTCGTCGGCCTGCTGATGACCATCTACGTGGCGTTCGGCGGCATGAAGGGCACCACCTGGGTGCAGATCACCAAGGCCGTCATCCTGATGTCCGGTGCCGCTCTGCTCACCCTGCTGACCCTGTCCCTGTACGGGTTCAACCTGGGCGCGCTGATGTCCGACGCGGCCAACGCCAGCCAGGCGGCCGCCGACGGCAACGCGGCCGGGTTCCTCGAGCCGGGCCTGCGCTACGGCGTCGAGGTGGCGGGCGACCCGCTCCAGACCATGTGGAACAAGCTGGACCTGATCAGTCTCGGTCTGGCGCTGGTACTGGGAACCGCCGGTCTGCCGCACATCCTCATCCGCTTCTACACGGTGCCCAACTCACAGAGCGCCCGGAAGTCCGTGAACTGGGGCATCGGGCTCATCGGTACCTTCTACCTGATGACGCTGGTCCTGGGCTTCGGCGCCGCCGCCCTGGTCGGGCACGAGGCCATCACCGCGCAGGACGCCGCGGGCAACACGGCCGCACCGCAGCTGGCTTCGGTGGTGGGCGAGCGGATCGGCGGCGAGATGGCCGGCGCGGTCCTGCTGGCACTCATCGCCTCAGCCGCCTTCGCCGCGATCCTGTCGACGGTGGCGGGGCTGGTCATCGCCTCGTCCTCCTCACTGGCGCACGACTTCTACAACTCGGTGATCCGCAAGGGCAAGGCCACCGGGTCCGAAGAGGTCAAGTTCGCCCGTACCGCGGCCATCGGCGTCGGTGCGGTCGCGATCGCACTGGCGATCTTCGCGCAGAACCTCAACGTGGCCTTCCTGGTCGCGCTGGCCTTCGCGATCGCCGCCTCGGCCAACCTGCCGACCCTGCTGCTCAGCCTGTTCTGGAAGCGCTTCAACACGGCCGGCGCCCTCGCGGGTATCTACGGCGGCTTGATCAGCGCCGTCGGTCTGGTGTTCTTCTCGCCGGTCGTGTCCGGCTCGGAGAACGCGCTCATGCCCAACGTCGACTTCGCCTGGTTCCCGCTGCCCAACCCGGCCCTGGTGTCGGTGCCGATCAGCCTGCTCTGCGCCGTCGTCGGTACGTACATGTCCAAGGAACGCGACTTCGACAAGTTCGCGATGCTCCAGGTCCGCGCCCTCACCGGCGCAGGTGCGGAGAAGGCGGCCGACCACTAGAACCTCGCTCCGACCAGAGGAGGAGACAGGTCACCCGCCTCGGGCGGTCACTCCCCCCCGGGCCGCCTCCCCGGCCCGGCGCAACCGCCGACCCGTCTCCCGTCCACAGGGCCCGCCACTTCTCCCGGGGTGGCGGGCCCGCCCTTGCCCTTCCGCACCGGCCCCTGCCCCGACCAGGCCCCCTTTCGAAAAGGAGACCGCCGCGACGTGAGCGCCGACACATTTTGCGGGGATAAGATCGTTCCGTGTCTTATCGGTGGCTGTCGTGGCTTTCCCCCTCCCGGCGCCCCACGTCTTCGGAACGCCGGGCGAGTGTCGAGTTGATGCGCCAGGTCCACGCCCTGGGTGTCGACCTCCAGGACGGTCTGCACGGGCGCGGGGTGCATTCCGCCGCCCGGCGGCTACGCAAGGTCCTGGCCGTGGACGGGGTGCTCCTCGCCGACCTCGACGGACCGGTCACCTCCCACGGGAGATGCCCGGAGTCCGCCGAGGTCGAAGGGCTGCTCTCCCAGGTCTTCGAGTACGGCGGCGGCGCCCGCTCCCGCCTGCCCGACGGCTCCTCGGTGTGCGCCGTGCCGCTGACCGTCGCCGACGAACTCTCCGGTGCCCTGGTGGCCTCGGGCGACCCGGTGGAGGCGGACCTGGAGGCGGCCGCGGCCCTGGTCTCGGACTCCCTGGACCACGCGGCGCTGCGGCGGGCACGTGCCCGGATCGCCGCCGCGGACCTGCGCACCCTGCGCGCGCAGATCTCCCCGCACTTCGTGCACAACGCGCTCGCGGTGATCGCCGCCCTGGTGCGTACCGACCCGGACCGGGCCCGCCAACTGCTGTCGGACTTCGCCGACTACCTGAGGTACGGGTTCTCGGACAAGGGCGACTACGCGACGGTCTCCGACGAGCTGGAGGCCACCCAGACCTACCTCGAACTCCAGCGGGCCCGCTTCCACGACCGCCTGGACATCACCGTGCGCATGGCTCCCGAGGTGCTGCCGGTGGCCATCCCCTTCCTGGTGGTACAGCCGATCGTGGAGAACGCCATCCGGCACGGGCTGGAGCGCAAGGAGGGGACCGGGCACATCAGTGTGTCCGGCTTCGGCGAGGGTCCGCTGTGCGTGATCGAGATCGAGGACGACGGGGTGGGCATGCACCCGGAGCTGGCCCGCGCCCTGCTGGCGGGCACCGGGCCGGAGTCGCGCAGCGTCGGCCTGGCCAACGTCGACCAGCGGCTGCGGGCGGTCTACGGGCCGGAGTACGGTCTGGTGATCGAGACCGCGCTGGGAGAAGGGACGAAGGTGACCGTGCGCGTACCGAGGTTCGCACCGGGGGTGGTGGTTCGATGAGGCCCGAGCTCCGTGTGCTGGTGGTGGAGGACGAGGCCTCCACCCGCCAGGAGATGGCTTCCCTACTGGGCGACATGCCCGAGGTGGCGGAGGTCCTGGTCGCGGACAACGGCGCCACCGCCGTGCGGCTGCTGGGCACCACCAGCATCGACGCCGCCTTCCTCGACATCCTCATGCCCGGGCTGGACGGCATGGACGTGGCCCGGGTGCTGAGCGTGATGTCCGAGCCGCCGTCGATCGTGTTCGTGACCGCCTCCGAGGCGCACGCCGTGGAGGCCTTCGGGATCGGGGCCGTCGACTACCTGCTCAAACCGATCCGCCCGGAGCGGCTGGCCGAGGCGGTGGGGCGGATCGCCCAGCTGCGCAGGCCCAGCGGTTCGGCCTCCCCGGCCGAGGACCTGCACGTGGTGCAGATCGACACCGGGCGGCGCACGGTGTTCGTCAAGCGCGACGACGTGCAGTTCGTGGAGGCCCAGGGCGACTACGTGCGCCTGCACACCGCCGACGGCACCCACCTGATCCGGCTGTCGCTGTCGTACCTGGAGGAGGTCTGGGCCTCGGCCGGGTTCATCCGGGTGCACCGCGGTTTCCTGATCGCCATCCCGTGGGTGCGGGACCTGCGGGTGACCTCGTCCTCGGGGCTGGTGGCCGGAACGCCCGCCGGTGACGTACCGGTGAGCCGCAGGCACGGCCGCCATCTGCGCGAACAGCTCCTGGAAGCGGCCAAACGGGACCAGCTGGGCCGCTCGGCCCGCCCGCCCGGAACGGCCAAGGAGCAGCCGTGACCGGGGAACGGGGGCGGCCTTGAGCCCGCGCCGGGAGAAGCTGACCAGCCCGCAGACCCGGATCGCCCTGGCCCGGGGCAACCGGCCCGCGCACCACCTGCTGCCGGTCCCCGAA
This DNA window, taken from Nocardiopsis exhalans, encodes the following:
- a CDS encoding STM4012 family radical SAM protein: MAEPVRADSPYRSYVYAYPHKSAYRPFTERPALADLWRGEDVGALSLYAHIPFCEMRCGFCNLFTRSTPPAEQVTAYLDALERQADAVAAALPAGAVFARAALGGGTPTYLNAEELVRVYDLIESALDVGLGEVPMSVETSPATATPDRLAVLNERGATRISMGVQSFIDSEAHAAGRPQKRTEVDRALADIRECTDADLNVDLIYGIDRQTARTWEYSLDTALSWEPEEIYLYPLYVRPLTGLGRRARAWDDHRLSLYRQGRDHLRERGYEQVSMRMFRRTDAPEHTGSVPDHSCQTDGMVGLGCGARSYTGSTHYSFDYAVGVGKVRSIIADYVGRDTAGFGHAEVGFVLDDDERRRRHVLQSLLRTEGMMVADYTERFGTHPVTDFPAEFAALSERGWLAEPGEPLRLTEEGLAHSDSVGPNFFSARVNRLTAEYEAS
- a CDS encoding STM4011 family radical SAM protein, producing the protein MSSPRSGPVDLPDPVPVRPGAPLPAPLPEHLTLLYRGPLASCDYDCPYCPFAKRRDSPETLRADRAALERFTDWVTATARSRFSVLFTPWGEGLTRSWYRRAITGLSHLPHVERVAIQTNLSGRTAWLADCDSGSVALWATYHPGEVGHERFLDKARELTALGIRFSVGIVGRPEHLEAARRMRADLPENVYLWVNAAEGLTYTDAEAASWQELDPHFRYSRFPHPSRGLPCRTGESVLSVNGDGEVRRCHFVDTSLGNLYDGSFEAGLGPSPCPLTSCDCHIGYVHLESLDLYDVFRGGVIERIPAVMPRRSEVKVAGKSLQNRHSGTP
- a CDS encoding HAD family hydrolase, encoding MVLPRVIATDLDGTLLNQSGQVSARNHRALTAAVDAGIKVVIVTARPPRATESFAAMFDCAAVVCGNGAHTQLPGAAEPMVRAIDRDTSGTIVEKLRFALPELGFGVETGTDFYHDADYHLEPWVPREWVSGVLDDTDALLTAATPVTKLIARSNTHPVHLMYEAAVNSVGSLAEATYSGGAGLVEISAAGVNKGSTLAMLCESWGVSREEVVAFGDMPNDRSALTWAGSGYAMSSGHPELLDPALGLRVAPSSFEDGVGRVVEEILDRA
- a CDS encoding DUF2087 domain-containing protein, which encodes MPHPTQLVSSLAAPERLSLYARIVSAGEEGVERAELRGARPAKRLARLLRDGLVREEGSRIVAMPEVFAEAMRAHKDETRSTDPVEALFHEGRLTSMPARQELRLAVLGRITDRLFAPELEYTEKQVNTAIRTCFDDPSALRRYLVEEGFLDREDDGSRYRLAQR
- a CDS encoding helix-turn-helix domain-containing protein; this encodes MGTNLEDMLARRPVDRGVVDGHKERMLDEVRAYRLRELREAADLTQVQLAERLHVSQNRVSGIERGEIDRAQVDTLRRYVEALGGELRVEVEIGDQRFQIA
- a CDS encoding VOC family protein translates to MSLGTVDQWVVNAVEPSALARFWGFVLGGEVRDREDGWAVLHGASGLPRLSFQPTSEAKHAPNRIHLDVLVEDIAEAVQVAAEHGGTPVGETVTDEQGSFQILQDPEGNEFCLVNPIR
- a CDS encoding S1 family peptidase, with product MSRSPLGRIAGTTAIFLGLILAPTTAATADTTPAELSPEQVTAMQSAFGLSEAGVTDLLRAQEEATALETELREELGADFGGAVFDIESQELTVQVLDASALDPVQEAGADAELVQHGQTGLDEAVEALNTAEDSASESVHGWYADPESDAVVVEVAQGRTADAEQLVESAGVDPTAVVIEEGTDQPRTYADIIGGNPYYFQQGGEWFVCSVGFGVVGGYVTAGHCGDQGSSTWLNAPGTVQTGTVAESVFPGQDSAWVRTGAGHTPRPLVDNYSGGTVTVTGSTEAPVGAAVCRSGQTTGWHCGVIQAKNQSVNYSGDIVNGLTRTTACAEGGDSGGSWLAGTQAQGVTSGGSGNCRSGGTTFYQPLNPILSQWGLTLLTS
- a CDS encoding DMT family transporter, with protein sequence MAWIVLVVSGLLETAWAAALNASQGFTRFWPSVTFVGTLVLSMAGLAYALRTIPLGTGYAVWVSIGVVGTALIGVFFLGEGFSLPKALCLIAIVAGVVGLKVLS
- the fdhD gene encoding formate dehydrogenase accessory sulfurtransferase FdhD, whose amino-acid sequence is MGRVTARERILRIREGVESERVDTLVVEEPLEIRLDGTPLSITMRTPGNDFDLAAGFLVSEGVVAEGREVAAIRYCAGATEDGSNTYNVLDVSLAPGVPLPDTSLERNFYTSSSCGLCGKASLDAVRTKARWPVGEDGLRIDVPTLTELPERLRESQRVFDRTGGLHAAGLFTAEGELLALREDVGRHNAVDKLIGWALLSDRLPLRETVLMVSGRASFELVQKAWMAGIPMMAAVSAPSSLAVDLATEAGMTLVGFLRGRSMNVYAGRDRILLEAPEEAAMPEGSLTVPPAP
- a CDS encoding DUF485 domain-containing protein, coding for MATDKRTKDPTPPDGNGGDEPIKDAAYVAMHSDPRFIELKRRLYRFIFPMSLAFMAWYLLYVLMSAFGRDIMGVDLVGNVNVALVFGILQFVSTFGIAVLYTRYANRNFDQTAAELREELQNGANAKAEEANR